The genomic segment tcCATAGAAGCTGAGGGTTTTGCCTCTGAAGACCAGTGTGGAACAGGACTCTATTCTCAGTCTGTCTGCTCGCTGTCTGCTGCTTACCTGGAGAGACAATGAAAAACTGCTGCTGAGAATCCCCACACACGAAATCGCTGCCGCCTCCTACCTGCGGGATGATGCACTGCACCTACTGGTGCTCAAAACTGGTCAGTAAGTTGTACATGCAAAAGATATCTGAGTTTACCCTGGCTACTGTTTATTCTATTGTGGTAAATAGTTGTAATAAATTTGATTActgtaaaacaatatattaatgcACAAAATTGTATATATCCATGTTTCCTTTAGTAGAGTGGATTGTCACAACAGcaatctttttatttaatttgacattcatttacatattttaaggATTAATTGCATATTTCCTATTTacctttatttattgatttatttgtaGCAGATAAATATGGGGGTGTAATATCAAAGTCTGAGACACAAAACAAAGTTTGAGAGATTGGCGCTAACAACggaaaggtcatgggttcgattcccatgAAAAAGCATGAAATTATAAAATCGATACCTTgaatgtaagtcactttggaaaaaatatctgtcaaatgcataaatgtaagtgagactgttaaaggattagttcactttaaaatgaaaattaccccaagctttactcaccctcaagccatcctaggtgtacatgacttttttctttctgatgaacataatgtgagtaaatattaataaatatcctgacgcatccaagctctATAATGGAAGTAAacaggaccaatgagtatgaagctgtagaaagtgcatccattcaaAGCAAAACGTagtccacatggctccaggggggttaataaagaccttctgaagtgaagcgatgtgttagtgtaagaaaaatatccatatttaacaagttataaagtaaaatataaggcctttattaactcccccggagctgtgtggagtacatttatgatggatggatgcactttcttcagcttcatactcgttggtcccgttcactgccattataaagcttggatgcgttaggatatttatttttatataactccgattgtgttcatcagaaagaagaaagtcatatacacctaggatggcttgagggtgagtaaagcttggggtaattttcacattaaagtgaactaatcctttaaggtccTGGTTGAGTAGAAATAAAGCATTGACAATATATCTGTGAAGGTGTCTGTTAGTTTTCGTTTTAATTTCCAAAGTAagcttttgaaataaataatatccaGGACGGGAGGGTTCTTCAATAATGTATTTGTCTTCTTAGGTCTGAATGTGGACACTGTACTAGCCGTTAACAGTGTGGAGATCAGGCCCACTGGTTTGGAGAGCCGCAGACAAACTATAAGCAACACTGACCCCAGGCCTGCAGGGGGCACCATGGAGCGCCGCCACACCATCTGTGGTGTGGACTGGAAGCTCTCTTCCCGCCATGAGCCCAAACAGAGCAGCGTGGGTGGAGGAGGTGGGACTGGGGGTGGGGGGGGTGGAGGGGGTGGAGGGGGCGGCAGTGATGGTGGCAGCCTGGAACGGAAACGCGTAAGCGGGAGTTGGGAGCGTAGGCAGACCCGGAAGCCGTGCGGAGGTAGCTGGGAGAAACGGCCAACGAGTGGCAGCTGGGACCGGAGACCTGTAGGGGGCAGCTGGGAGCATCGGGGAGGTGGAGTGGTGGTAGGAGGTAGCTGGGAGAAAAGGCATGGCCCTGGAGCTAAACCAGGTGGAAGCTGGGAACGGAAACACACGCCAGGTGGGAGCTGGGAACGCAGGCAGGCTTGCACGGGAAGCTGGGAGAGGGGAAAGTCCTATGGCAGCTGGGAGAGGAGGAACCATAATCCTCTGGAGCCCATGCCATGCCCTGATGCCTACTGTAACCTCATCATACTGGCCGTGGAAAACAGGGTGAGGTTAATGAACAAtttggatgggtggatggattgTTAAGCAATAAATGTAAATGGATTAATAAGCAATGGATGTGCATtgataaatggtttaaaaacccattaaaatgaatggatggatggatagaatgagTTCATATGtagtgggtgggtggatggaggACAGGGTTAATAagtggtggatggatggatggatggatggatggacagtgGATGAAAGGGTTAAGGGTtaataatggatggatgaaagatgaatggatggaatgAGTTCatatgtggatggatggatggatggatggatggatggtgaaTAAGTtcatgggtgggtggatggaggAAAGGGGTAATaagggagggatggatggatggatggatggtgaaTAAGTCCATATGTAGTGGGTGGATGGATCGAGGACAGGGTTattaatggatggatagatggatggatggatggatggatggatggacggacagtgGATGTAAGGGTTAAGGGTtaataatggatggatgaaagatgaatggatggaatgAGTTCATATGTAGTGGGttggtgggtggatggatagatggaggACAGGGTTAAGTGAtggtgatggatggatgtgatgtgatggatggatggatgatggacggatggatggatggatggatggatggaaggtgAATAAGTTCATATgtagtggatggatggatggacagtgGATGAAAGGGTTAAtaaagaatggatggatggatggatggatgaatggatggatgaaaaggTTAAaatgtgatggatggatggatggatggatgaatggatgggttggttggttgattgatggatggatggatggatggatggatggatggatggatagacagtgGATGAAAGGGTTAataatggatagatggatggatgaaaaggttaaaaagtgatggatggatggatggatggatggatggatggatggatggatgggttaATAAGTGAGGGATGGGTTAAAAAGCCATtaatgtggatggatggatggatggatggacagcaTTTATtgtggatggatggttggataagcaatgatggatgaatagatggaCAACACGAGCTTTCAAACCTTGTTATTGTGGCATTTGGATGAATGCATTATTGctgtatatttttaagatgattATGAAGAAAGACTTTATCTGTGGATGTCCTAATCAGTGGGTGTCAGCATCAGGAATATAAATGCCTCCCGGTGAGCTGTAGCTGTGCTCCTGCAGTGACCGTGCTGACGAGATGAGTTGTGTCAGCTGTGATGTAAACAGCGCGCTCAGAGTAGACTCCCCTGTGATGCAATGCCCAGACTTATGTAACAACATGCTGTGTCAGTGATCTGTGCGCCTCTGTGTGTGCCTGCGGACATTAATATGGATGGGATTGTGTTGACCCACACTGCAGTCTGGCTGCTTTTGTGGGTGTGCAAtatatgtgtctgtgtgagaaTAGCAGAAATGGAAAGCATGTAAATGTATGTGGCTGGACCCCTGCTTAGCTCTAGAaaattgattttctttttatttccttATATTGATCATACACACAGGATGCTGCAGAGGAGTACTGCGCCCTCATCTGTCAAATGTTTCAGATCATCTATGGACATCAGACCATCGAATGTGTCGACAGGGCGGGATATCACTACACCATGCCTGACCGCTATTGGCTGCAGAGGAGTGAGTGACAAGCCAGTTAGTAACTAACCTTTACATGTCCTTAAAACAGTGGTTCCCTACTGATGGGTTGggacacaaaaataaacaacaggTCTGTGCTGATCTGGTCACAGCAAGCGgaaaaaacaatgctaaatacaAATGATAAAATACAACTAGCTATTATCATGTATAATTATGAGAGCAACATAAACAGACTTATTGACTTAAGGAATAgaagattatttttatattaatcattatattaCGTTGCAGATTGATTTTGTGGacattttgtttactttttttataataaactatTTTGGCGCTGAGCAGATGTCCAATGCACAATCTGAATCAGGCGTTTTTAAcatgccggcgggctttagcatatcattaactatgtcTCAAGCGAAGGTATattcccggtatatttttctgttgatatgaaaaatcaggtagatttagcaatatagtgggTGCATGATGTATATCACGAtcttatgatgaactatatgcttTTGTCCACTGACggtgttcaaagcatttctaaggatactgatttttagaatGCAGCTGTCTGACTAGCGATGGTTTGTGtgacattagcaacacattattagctgtttgataacatagtcaagcaaaaggctaatcatattaattaccgttatatTTCCGACGTTGTGAAAAaacgataccattgtgcagtgtttacctCAGTACGTTGACCgatggatctctgagctcgtgcgagtgagtggggGCGGGGCTagttagcatattcatagatccttgtatactaaatgaagcaagggtgtagttacgttcaagctattttaaggcatgacgAAATTGTATTTCATCGTTTTAAGAGATAAAATGactgactacagggggactttaaatactgttttggatataaatgaaaagaaagaaatcatcTTTACCTGCAGTATAGAGTTGTTCATAAGCTATGCAATAAAGAGCTGCGTTGTTGTTGACTAGCAATAGAAGACATTTGCAAGTGTATTGTAAGTAAATATCTACCTCATAgtgttctttttgttttctgacttataaaatatttcattactATTTTGGTGTGAAAACCCACTGCAAATGATTCAGTGTGTGAGTAAATGAATCAAACAGAATTGCAAACAATTTCAGACCTTTATTCAAACCTCTTTGACCGATTAGATCAAAAGATtcatttgcagagaaaattatTCTCAGGTCAGTATAATGTAATCTTCATTGACACATAAGGATTTATCAGTAATATTTTAGTGGGGCACAGCAGTATTACACTGGGGCTTATGCCCCAGTAAAAAGGGTCTAGCGACGCCCTGAATTATCCCAGttgtgaaccactgatctaaaccaagggttttcaaactttttgattCCAAGAACCCCTAAATATGTTGATCCTTGTGAGGGACAccttcattaaatataaagacACATTTATAGTGCacaagaaaaacagaattgtgagatataacctcgcaattgcaagttataaagtttgAATGTTCACaatactgaggaaaaaaagtcaaaattgtgaaatgtaaACTGGTAATTGctagacaaaaaaaaactcagaattgtgagataaaaagtagcaattgccttttaaaggtgcaatgtgtaaattttagcggcatctagcggtgaggttgtgaACTGCAACTAACGACgcacacccctccctttcggagaagctacggtggccgtctggccgacacaaaacaaagatgtcgtcgtctgagagaGCAGAGTAGCCTGTGTGAAGCAATGAGTTTTCTTCTTCtgacaaagaacggtctctgcttctaataaaccagacgactactacttCGTGCTTATTCAacgtgacgatgcaagctgcctctaaaaacatgaacgatttagaagaagaacaacatagtgactaaaCACGCTCagtagagtgtttgtccgtttagggctactgtagaaacatgacaacgcataatggcgacttgacatggaggggggaccAGCGGTttatgagatagaaatggctcattctaaggtaaaaaaactttatttcggttcattatgtaaggtgtttatgcaccactgaaaacatagttatgtataatatattgcatttctgtcaatagatcctcccaaattttatacattgcacctttaatgttttattccgtaactgaaacaagcttccatatatacTGCCAATGTCTACACTACATTTaccaataaaatgttttacagtgtagtttcaGTTGCCATTTAAAAAGCACAAATTTATAACATGTCTGTTTTCTCCCTCCCATCAATACTTGGCCAAGGTGACAGCTGCCTTACTGACATGACATATGGCTATGACACAGACTTCAGCTGCTGCAGTTCATAGTGAGTGTCTGTTTGTGCATTATCACAAAATCTGTGTTTATTAATTATCATTACATTCTTGCCCTCTTTTAGGTtggtcattttgattttaaaaatagtcactaaaaaagaacttaaaaaataattgtttggaCAAACAGGTAGTCCCATCACAACCATTTTTGATTGACTAACATGTGCTTCAGTCTGATTTTTTGGCCTATTTTTTAAAacctattttgatatatttgagATAGCAGGGGTGTGTGCGGTATTAAAAATTGCTTTTAAGCTCTTTCACATCAGATTTTTTGAACGGCGTGCATGTGTGTTATCTCTCCTCACAGTGATGGTTCACAGGAAGCATTTGATCCGTATTATAGTGAGAACTACAGTGAGAGCTCATCTCTCTCCTGCCATGACTCACGTCGAAGCCTGGCCTCCACACACAGCGACTCTGAGCCCTGTAATGCCAGTCTGCAGGAGTACATGATCATTGTAAGATGCTTACACACATAAAATGATGTAATTCAAGGGACAGTTctactaaaaaaatgtatttatcccTACAAATCCATTTAAGTGTCACACTGTCTACAGGAGAAATCATCATAAAATTAGTCCATACAACATTTGCCCATTTCAAGTGTCTTTAGAAgcttttgtgtgaggaacagactgaaatttaagtcaaAATTTTAAgtctaaaatgtattattagtattagtattattattatcactcatgtttatgttaataacttttgaaccataagggCTAGAAATGAATTGTTTTCCTCTtattccttggctcaagatgattcgattgcaccctatgatttcatattctgtcatgaaaatgtttccaccattttaaattttcagaaaaacctactttttctaCAGTAACTCCTCCTAAGCCATTGCTCTGATTTTCACGAAAactgaaccagatcatcttcagaccatgcaaaagttatggaattcaagtcgATTCGTTAAACCACTCTCGAATAACATGAGAACAAATTTTACGTAGCACTTGCGAAAATAGACGTAACAACACTTTATTATATTCAGACCTAAC from the Ctenopharyngodon idella isolate HZGC_01 chromosome 22, HZGC01, whole genome shotgun sequence genome contains:
- the ccm2l gene encoding cerebral cavernous malformations 2 protein-like isoform X2, yielding MIMWRRKSRDELLQLLDTARKLRVLPLKTSVEQDSILSLSARCLLLTWRDNEKLLLRIPTHEIAAASYLRDDALHLLVLKTGLNVDTVLAVNSVEIRPTGLESRRQTISNTDPRPAGGTMERRHTICGVDWKLSSRHEPKQSSVGGGGGTGGGGGGGGGGGGSDGGSLERKRVSGSWERRQTRKPCGGSWEKRPTSGSWDRRPVGGSWEHRGGGVVVGGSWEKRHGPGAKPGGSWERKHTPGGSWERRQACTGSWERGKSYGSWERRNHNPLEPMPCPDAYCNLIILAVENRDAAEEYCALICQMFQIIYGHQTIECVDRAGYHYTMPDRYWLQRSDSCLTDMTYGYDTDFSCCSSYDGSQEAFDPYYSENYSESSSLSCHDSRRSLASTHSDSEPCNASLQEYMIILRSKLTPQEIQQFALFLREYRLGAPIEQFCTDLLQLYGDSRKFLLLGMRPFIPDKDVGVFETFLEDIGIREGGILTDSFGRIKRSMSSTSATAVRGYDGWTLPSSSQDFNRRIDDITHNIEALGFEEGNGDIEEEDYYL
- the ccm2l gene encoding cerebral cavernous malformations 2 protein-like isoform X1; its protein translation is MDYEPKRAKKGFVSPIKRLVFSKSSRRQADKGSVYRRPLHTVPLYPPDYLIHPERLIYDYVEKEVKFLGHLTWVSCSLNPSSRDELLQLLDTARKLRVLPLKTSVEQDSILSLSARCLLLTWRDNEKLLLRIPTHEIAAASYLRDDALHLLVLKTGLNVDTVLAVNSVEIRPTGLESRRQTISNTDPRPAGGTMERRHTICGVDWKLSSRHEPKQSSVGGGGGTGGGGGGGGGGGGSDGGSLERKRVSGSWERRQTRKPCGGSWEKRPTSGSWDRRPVGGSWEHRGGGVVVGGSWEKRHGPGAKPGGSWERKHTPGGSWERRQACTGSWERGKSYGSWERRNHNPLEPMPCPDAYCNLIILAVENRDAAEEYCALICQMFQIIYGHQTIECVDRAGYHYTMPDRYWLQRSDSCLTDMTYGYDTDFSCCSSYDGSQEAFDPYYSENYSESSSLSCHDSRRSLASTHSDSEPCNASLQEYMIILRSKLTPQEIQQFALFLREYRLGAPIEQFCTDLLQLYGDSRKFLLLGMRPFIPDKDVGVFETFLEDIGIREGGILTDSFGRIKRSMSSTSATAVRGYDGWTLPSSSQDFNRRIDDITHNIEALGFEEGNGDIEEEDYYL